From a region of the Tenggerimyces flavus genome:
- a CDS encoding GMC oxidoreductase: MSADYLGVARDYDVLVVGSGFGGSVTALRLSEKGYRVGVLEAGDRYDENNLPKTSWEKDKFLFAPRLGWYGIQRITLLHDVLVLSGAGVGGGSLVYANTLYEPKAPFYDDPQWRDIADWRTELAPYYDQASRMLGVTVNPTMTPSDLAMRKVADEMGVGHTFQLTPVGVFFGESGTKPGQEVDDPFFGGAGPKRRACLECGECMTGCRHHAKNDLTKNYLYLAERAGAVVHPLTTAVAVRPVARGGYAVDTERTSPRHGRGKQTFTAQQVVFSGGALGTQRLLHRMANDGWLPRLSSRLGDLTRTNSEAILGAISQQRGTDYSQGVAITSSFHPDEYTHVEPVRYGKGSNAMGLLQTVMTDGGGRTPRVLKWLGAVAKDPATFGRLLNLRHWSERTVIALVMQSLDNSLTVRMRRGRLTSRQGHGEPNPVWIPIANEVVRRLAKLIDGTPGGTWGEIANIPLTAHIIGGCVIGASSSEGVVDAYQRVYGHPGLHVVDGSAVSANLGVNPSLTITAQAERAMAFWPNAGEVDPRPVLGSPYVRVDPIAPRSPSVPASAPAALRV, encoded by the coding sequence ATGAGCGCGGACTACCTCGGCGTAGCACGAGACTACGACGTTCTCGTTGTCGGATCGGGCTTCGGCGGGAGCGTCACGGCGCTGCGGCTGAGCGAGAAGGGTTACCGCGTCGGCGTGCTCGAGGCCGGTGACCGGTACGACGAGAACAACCTGCCGAAGACGTCGTGGGAGAAGGACAAGTTCCTGTTCGCGCCGCGGCTCGGTTGGTACGGCATCCAGCGGATCACCTTGCTGCACGACGTTCTGGTGCTTTCCGGCGCCGGCGTCGGCGGTGGGTCGTTGGTGTACGCGAACACGCTGTACGAGCCGAAAGCCCCGTTCTACGACGACCCGCAGTGGCGCGACATCGCCGACTGGCGGACGGAGCTGGCGCCGTACTACGACCAGGCGAGCCGGATGCTCGGCGTCACTGTCAACCCGACCATGACGCCGTCCGATCTCGCGATGCGCAAGGTCGCCGACGAGATGGGTGTCGGGCACACGTTCCAGCTCACGCCCGTCGGGGTGTTCTTCGGCGAGTCCGGGACGAAGCCGGGGCAGGAGGTCGACGACCCGTTCTTCGGCGGTGCGGGTCCGAAACGCCGTGCCTGCTTGGAATGTGGCGAGTGCATGACCGGGTGCCGGCACCATGCCAAGAACGACTTGACGAAGAACTACCTGTATCTCGCCGAGCGCGCCGGTGCCGTCGTTCATCCGCTGACGACCGCCGTCGCCGTCCGCCCGGTGGCGCGGGGCGGGTACGCGGTCGACACCGAGCGCACCTCGCCGAGGCACGGCAGGGGCAAGCAGACGTTCACCGCACAGCAGGTGGTCTTCTCGGGTGGCGCGTTGGGAACGCAACGGTTGCTGCACCGGATGGCCAACGACGGTTGGCTTCCTCGGCTGTCGTCCCGGCTCGGGGATCTGACGAGGACCAACTCCGAGGCGATCCTCGGCGCGATCAGCCAGCAGCGGGGGACCGACTACTCGCAGGGCGTCGCGATCACCTCGTCGTTCCATCCCGACGAGTACACGCACGTCGAGCCGGTGCGGTACGGCAAGGGCAGCAACGCGATGGGCCTGCTGCAGACCGTGATGACGGACGGCGGCGGCCGTACTCCGCGGGTGCTGAAGTGGCTGGGCGCGGTGGCGAAGGATCCCGCGACGTTCGGCCGGCTGCTCAACCTGCGGCACTGGTCGGAGCGCACGGTGATCGCGCTGGTGATGCAGTCGCTGGACAACTCGCTGACCGTCCGCATGCGGCGCGGCCGGCTCACGTCACGGCAGGGGCACGGCGAGCCGAACCCGGTCTGGATCCCGATCGCGAACGAGGTCGTCCGCCGGCTCGCGAAGCTCATCGACGGCACGCCGGGCGGGACTTGGGGGGAGATCGCCAACATCCCGTTGACGGCGCACATCATCGGCGGCTGCGTGATCGGCGCTTCTTCGTCGGAGGGCGTCGTGGATGCGTACCAACGCGTCTACGGGCATCCCGGCCTGCACGTGGTCGACGGCTCGGCGGTGTCGGCGAACCTCGGCGTCAACCCGTCTTTGACGATCACCGCCCAAGCGGAGCGGGCGATGGCGTTCTGGCCGAACGCCGGTGAGGTCGATCCGCGGCCGGTGCTGGGATCGCCGTACGTCCGGGTCGACCCGATCGCACCCCGGTCACCTTCGGTGCCAGCCTCGGCCCCGGCGGCGTTGAGGGTTTAG
- the guaA gene encoding glutamine-hydrolyzing GMP synthase yields the protein MTKVTDHDLVLVVDFGAQYAQLIARRVREARVYSEIVPHTMPVEQILAKRPKAVILSGGPQSVYAEGAPQIDRSLFEAGVPTFGICYGFMAMAQALGGNVALTGNSEFGRTTVTVKDNGKLLAGLPTNHTVWMSHGDEVIGAPEGFDVLASSPRATVAAFENVDSKLAGVQWHPEVLHTEHGQKVLEHFLYDLAGCRPTWTMVNIVDEAVHDIQAKIGGKRVVCALSGGVDSAVAGALVQRAVGNQLTCVFVDGGLLRKGEAEQVERDFVAAMGVELVVVDAVDQFLDALKGVEDPEQKRKIIGREFIRTFEQAAREIVEKAGADGEAVEFLVQGTLYPDVVESGGGEGAAVIKSHHNVGGLPDDLQFALVEPLRWLFKDEVRRVGEQLGLPPEMVWRHPFPGPGLAIRIVGEVNRDNLDILREADAIAREEVTAAGLDSEIWQFPVVLLAGVRSVGVQGDGRTYGHPIVLRPVTSEDAMTADWGRLPYDLLERISTRITNEVRQINRVVVDVTSKPPGTIEWE from the coding sequence CTGACCAAGGTGACGGATCACGATCTTGTACTCGTTGTCGACTTCGGCGCCCAGTACGCACAGCTCATCGCCCGGCGAGTGCGCGAGGCGCGCGTCTACTCCGAGATCGTGCCGCACACGATGCCGGTCGAGCAGATCCTCGCCAAGCGCCCCAAGGCCGTGATCCTGTCCGGCGGTCCGCAGTCGGTCTACGCCGAGGGTGCGCCGCAGATCGACCGGTCGCTGTTCGAGGCTGGCGTTCCCACGTTCGGCATCTGCTACGGCTTCATGGCGATGGCCCAGGCCCTCGGCGGGAACGTCGCGCTGACCGGCAACTCCGAGTTCGGCCGCACCACCGTGACCGTCAAGGACAACGGTAAGCTGCTCGCCGGGCTTCCGACCAACCACACCGTCTGGATGAGCCACGGCGACGAGGTGATCGGCGCCCCCGAGGGCTTCGACGTCCTCGCCTCCAGCCCGCGCGCCACGGTCGCCGCGTTCGAGAACGTCGACAGCAAGCTCGCCGGCGTGCAATGGCACCCCGAGGTACTGCACACCGAGCACGGGCAGAAGGTGCTGGAGCACTTCCTGTACGACCTCGCCGGCTGCCGCCCGACCTGGACGATGGTCAACATCGTCGACGAGGCGGTGCACGACATCCAGGCGAAGATCGGCGGCAAGCGGGTCGTCTGCGCCCTGTCCGGCGGCGTCGACTCCGCGGTCGCCGGCGCCCTGGTCCAGCGCGCGGTCGGCAACCAGCTCACCTGTGTCTTCGTCGACGGCGGACTCCTCCGCAAGGGCGAGGCCGAGCAGGTCGAACGCGACTTCGTCGCCGCGATGGGCGTCGAGCTCGTCGTCGTCGACGCCGTCGACCAGTTCCTCGACGCGCTCAAGGGGGTCGAGGATCCCGAGCAGAAGCGGAAGATCATCGGCCGCGAGTTCATCCGGACGTTCGAGCAGGCCGCCCGTGAGATCGTCGAGAAGGCCGGCGCCGACGGCGAGGCCGTCGAGTTCCTCGTCCAGGGCACGCTCTACCCCGACGTCGTCGAGTCCGGCGGCGGCGAGGGCGCCGCTGTGATCAAGTCGCACCACAACGTGGGTGGGCTTCCCGACGACTTGCAGTTCGCGCTCGTCGAGCCGCTGCGGTGGCTGTTCAAGGACGAGGTCCGACGGGTGGGCGAGCAGCTCGGCCTGCCGCCGGAGATGGTCTGGCGGCACCCGTTCCCCGGCCCCGGCCTGGCGATCCGCATCGTCGGCGAGGTCAACCGCGACAACCTCGACATCCTCCGCGAGGCCGACGCGATCGCCCGCGAGGAGGTCACGGCCGCCGGTCTGGACAGCGAGATCTGGCAGTTCCCGGTCGTGCTGCTGGCCGGTGTCCGTTCCGTCGGCGTCCAGGGCGACGGACGAACGTACGGTCACCCGATCGTGCTCCGCCCGGTGACGAGCGAGGACGCGATGACCGCCGACTGGGGACGGCTGCCGTACGACTTGCTCGAACGCATCTCGACGCGCATCACCAACGAGGTCCGCCAGATCAACCGGGTCGTGGTCGACGTGACCAGCAAGCCGCCGGGCACGATCGAATGGGAGTAA
- a CDS encoding ATP-binding protein, with the protein MGRGGGLVGRGTHLAALDLLLAGVTTQERLRVVEIVGEPGIGKSRLLAELRSRAHEAGLTVVAGRAGEYEHRQPFRPFVEALDDQLGRLAAYQGNAIEHAVVARGALVFPALADLIADDPPETVEVERYLVHRAAVQLIARLAEKGLVLVLDDLHWADDATVELLAHLLRHTPRAPIVLAIAYRPRQAPAALLSAISRAAEEGLVERHELVPLTSEEAGELVGPDVSPARARSLYEASGGNPFYLDALLRSGIQLTNEARGGLVGEVPATLEAALRSELASATQDAQLVAQAAAAVGDPFEIDIVAEAAELPDSDVLGYLDELRAMDLVRPTDGPRRMQFRHPLVRHVTYHSAPAVFRVAAHARIAKALERQGAPATARAHHVERSAEPGDEHGVDVLVEAARENMAKAPSAAAHWYGAALERLSADPGQDRRRAELTLAQARAYAIAGDMRTARDIADELLDRLPLRASPERLQAVELLSLVARMLARPQQARELIRRELAHVQEVDSLDLAVLKLELGAAEILCANNVDAARIAATEALQIARWHGDRVIEATAAGILSICGSVARRFDEAREWYETAAALVDGLYDAELARRPDALDWVAMSAMSLDRFEDCLRYSGRELAIAQSSGQGWVLTYLLNSRTVALRILGRIDEAEAAAEAAMEAAALSPSDGMRSTVLTQLCWIAHWHGDLPLAIDLGRRSVEEAALVGDHLSRPEAIVAYTAARFASGDYSSAEELIAALDLDGAPTLDPFTQAISYEMLTAAEVGRGRLAEADRWATRADSVAHPALPRRSGHAARARARVLIASGDFVRGAELASVAADSYARAGARYDLGRACLLGAQAHLAAGATDRAVPLLQRVVELAIACGARQLHDEAIVEQRRIGARGGRRPAPGGMAELTRRERQIAELAAIGLASKEIAAQLVISERTVEAHLSHVYAKLGVPSRAALAAVWPDRSS; encoded by the coding sequence ATGGGCCGCGGCGGGGGTCTCGTGGGACGGGGTACGCACCTTGCTGCCCTCGACCTGCTGCTGGCCGGCGTCACCACTCAGGAACGGCTCCGCGTCGTCGAGATCGTTGGCGAGCCGGGCATCGGCAAGTCCCGGCTGCTCGCCGAGCTTCGCAGCCGCGCCCACGAGGCGGGCCTCACGGTCGTCGCCGGCAGGGCGGGGGAGTACGAGCACCGCCAGCCGTTCCGCCCGTTCGTCGAAGCGCTCGACGACCAGCTCGGCCGGCTGGCCGCGTACCAGGGCAACGCGATCGAGCACGCCGTCGTCGCCCGTGGCGCGCTCGTGTTCCCGGCGCTGGCCGATCTCATCGCCGACGACCCGCCCGAGACCGTCGAGGTCGAGCGCTACCTCGTGCACCGGGCCGCCGTCCAGCTGATCGCGCGGCTCGCGGAGAAGGGGCTGGTGCTCGTTCTCGACGACCTGCACTGGGCCGACGACGCCACGGTCGAGCTGCTCGCCCACCTGCTCCGGCACACCCCGCGGGCGCCGATCGTGCTCGCCATCGCGTACCGGCCGCGGCAGGCGCCGGCCGCCCTGCTGTCCGCGATCTCGCGGGCTGCCGAGGAGGGGCTGGTCGAGCGGCACGAGCTCGTCCCGCTCACCAGCGAGGAAGCGGGCGAGCTCGTCGGGCCGGACGTCTCGCCGGCCCGCGCGCGGAGCCTGTACGAGGCGAGTGGCGGAAACCCGTTCTACCTCGACGCGTTGCTGCGTTCGGGCATCCAACTCACCAACGAGGCAAGGGGAGGGCTCGTCGGTGAGGTGCCCGCCACGCTCGAGGCGGCACTGCGTTCGGAGCTCGCCAGCGCCACCCAGGACGCCCAGCTCGTCGCCCAGGCCGCCGCCGCGGTGGGCGACCCGTTCGAGATCGACATCGTCGCCGAGGCGGCCGAGCTGCCCGACTCCGACGTACTCGGCTACCTCGACGAACTACGCGCGATGGACCTGGTCCGGCCGACGGACGGCCCACGCAGGATGCAGTTCCGGCATCCGCTCGTTCGCCACGTCACCTACCACTCCGCGCCGGCGGTGTTCCGGGTCGCCGCGCACGCGCGGATCGCCAAGGCGCTCGAACGGCAGGGTGCGCCGGCCACCGCGCGAGCCCACCACGTCGAACGATCCGCCGAGCCCGGCGACGAGCACGGCGTCGACGTCCTCGTCGAAGCCGCGCGCGAGAACATGGCGAAGGCCCCGTCCGCCGCCGCCCACTGGTACGGAGCGGCGCTCGAACGACTCTCCGCCGACCCGGGCCAGGATCGGCGCCGCGCCGAGCTCACCCTCGCGCAGGCCCGGGCGTACGCGATCGCCGGCGACATGCGTACCGCCCGCGACATCGCCGACGAGCTGCTCGACCGGTTGCCGTTGCGCGCCAGCCCCGAACGCCTGCAGGCCGTCGAGCTCCTCTCGCTGGTCGCCCGCATGCTCGCCAGACCGCAGCAGGCGCGCGAACTGATCCGGCGCGAGCTCGCCCACGTCCAGGAAGTCGACTCGCTCGATCTCGCGGTCCTCAAGCTCGAGCTCGGCGCGGCCGAGATCCTGTGCGCCAACAACGTCGACGCGGCACGCATCGCCGCCACCGAGGCGCTTCAGATCGCCCGCTGGCATGGCGATCGCGTCATCGAAGCGACCGCGGCGGGCATCCTGTCGATCTGTGGCTCCGTCGCGAGGCGCTTCGACGAGGCCCGCGAGTGGTACGAGACGGCGGCCGCACTCGTCGACGGGTTGTACGACGCGGAGCTCGCGCGCCGCCCCGACGCCCTCGACTGGGTCGCGATGTCGGCGATGTCGTTGGACCGCTTCGAGGACTGCCTGCGCTACTCCGGCCGCGAGCTCGCGATCGCCCAGTCCAGTGGGCAAGGCTGGGTCCTCACGTACCTCCTCAACAGCCGAACGGTCGCGCTGCGGATACTCGGCCGGATCGACGAGGCCGAGGCCGCCGCGGAGGCGGCGATGGAAGCCGCTGCGTTGTCGCCGAGCGACGGGATGCGGTCGACCGTCCTCACCCAACTGTGCTGGATCGCCCACTGGCATGGGGATCTGCCGCTCGCGATCGACCTGGGACGTCGTTCGGTCGAGGAGGCCGCGCTTGTCGGCGACCACCTGAGCCGGCCGGAGGCGATCGTCGCGTACACCGCCGCGCGCTTCGCGTCCGGCGACTACAGCTCGGCCGAGGAGCTGATCGCCGCGCTGGACCTGGACGGTGCGCCGACGCTCGACCCGTTCACCCAGGCGATCTCGTACGAGATGCTCACGGCCGCGGAGGTGGGTCGCGGGCGGTTGGCCGAGGCGGACCGCTGGGCGACGCGCGCCGACAGCGTCGCGCATCCCGCGTTGCCGCGCCGGAGCGGGCACGCCGCGCGGGCGCGGGCACGGGTGCTGATCGCGTCGGGCGACTTCGTTCGTGGTGCCGAACTCGCTTCCGTGGCTGCGGATTCGTACGCTCGGGCTGGCGCTCGGTACGACCTCGGGCGGGCGTGCCTGCTGGGAGCGCAAGCCCACCTTGCCGCCGGCGCGACCGATCGCGCGGTCCCGTTGCTGCAACGGGTGGTCGAGCTCGCGATCGCTTGTGGGGCTAGGCAGCTGCACGACGAAGCGATCGTCGAGCAGCGCCGCATCGGTGCCCGCGGTGGGCGGCGTCCCGCTCCCGGCGGGATGGCGGAGCTGACGCGCCGCGAACGTCAGATCGCCGAGCTCGCCGCGATCGGCCTTGCCAGTAAGGAGATCGCGGCTCAGCTCGTGATCAGCGAACGTACCGTCGAGGCGCACCTGTCGCACGTCTATGCCAAGCTCGGTGTGCCGTCCCGCGCCGCTCTCGCCGCTGTCTGGCCGGATCGTTCTTCTTGA
- a CDS encoding diacylglycerol/lipid kinase family protein: MSQRRKIAVIYNERSGQQGQPVSAQLKDLLTAQGVEFELYEFDPGRVGALVLGVLDSSPDAVLAAGGDGTATSVAQQLVGTSVPLGVLPTGTMNVLARDLGVPARLDEAVAAVLSAPTHEIDVARVNDRLFLCSTVLAVLPHLGRIRERARSAPGPRVVQLVARTFQTLRTYPRMRLTMDVDGTPHSVRTRAVVVSNNPLAEGPAPMPGRGRLDTGKLAVYVARDRTRWDLAGIATKVMMGSWKQAKRLRTYGGESVRIDFDGLGMMSVMTDGEVIQLTLPLQFELSPRALSVLMPGAAS; this comes from the coding sequence ATGTCACAACGGCGCAAGATCGCGGTCATCTACAACGAGCGCTCTGGCCAGCAGGGTCAGCCGGTGAGCGCTCAGCTCAAGGACCTGCTGACCGCGCAGGGGGTCGAGTTCGAGCTGTACGAGTTCGACCCTGGGCGGGTGGGGGCTCTGGTGCTCGGCGTTCTCGACTCCTCGCCCGACGCCGTGCTGGCCGCTGGTGGGGACGGGACGGCGACGTCGGTGGCACAGCAGCTGGTCGGTACGTCGGTGCCGCTTGGGGTGCTGCCGACGGGGACGATGAACGTGCTGGCGCGGGATCTCGGCGTTCCGGCGCGGCTCGACGAGGCGGTGGCGGCCGTTCTCTCGGCGCCGACGCATGAGATCGACGTGGCGCGGGTGAACGACCGATTGTTCTTGTGCAGCACGGTTTTGGCCGTCCTCCCGCACCTCGGGCGGATCCGCGAGCGCGCGCGTTCGGCGCCGGGACCTCGGGTGGTGCAGCTGGTGGCTCGTACGTTCCAGACGCTCCGTACCTATCCGCGGATGCGGCTCACGATGGACGTCGACGGCACTCCGCACTCCGTACGGACGCGGGCCGTGGTGGTCTCGAACAACCCGCTCGCCGAGGGGCCGGCGCCGATGCCGGGTCGCGGGCGGCTCGACACCGGGAAGCTCGCCGTGTACGTGGCGCGCGACCGGACTCGGTGGGATCTCGCGGGCATCGCGACGAAGGTGATGATGGGCAGCTGGAAGCAGGCGAAGCGGCTGCGCACGTACGGGGGTGAATCCGTACGAATCGACTTCGACGGACTGGGCATGATGAGCGTCATGACCGACGGCGAGGTGATTCAGTTGACATTGCCGCTCCAGTTCGAGCTGTCGCCGCGAGCGCTGTCGGTGTTGATGCCTGGGGCGGCTTCATGA
- a CDS encoding metallophosphoesterase family protein, whose translation MTVRIAQISDLHFGREIDTIVTALASELSERAPALVAVCGDLTQTAREREFVAARSFLDSIAAPTLVVPGNHDLPGWRVWSRFARPWRRWRRHLGSEPFETATAVSPGLVAVGVNTARSWGFHPDWSRGRINTRQVEESLAVFEESSSSDLRVLVTHHPFLLTQASRTRGMVGRSAAALVRLKAKCDLLLGGHTHLSYCGAAGGMVVAQSGTAFSNRLKGEPNGYNLIDADGPRMTVTTMQWNGSKFEESARNDFERDDTRTWHPAH comes from the coding sequence ATGACGGTGCGGATCGCGCAGATCTCGGATCTGCACTTCGGGCGGGAGATCGACACCATCGTGACGGCGCTGGCGTCGGAGCTGAGCGAGCGCGCGCCGGCGCTGGTGGCGGTGTGCGGTGACCTGACGCAGACGGCGCGGGAGCGGGAGTTCGTTGCCGCCCGTTCGTTCCTGGACTCGATCGCGGCGCCGACGTTGGTCGTACCAGGGAACCACGACCTTCCCGGCTGGCGCGTCTGGTCGCGCTTCGCCCGCCCCTGGCGCCGATGGCGGCGGCACCTGGGGTCGGAGCCCTTCGAGACGGCGACCGCGGTGTCGCCGGGCCTGGTAGCGGTGGGCGTGAACACGGCGCGGAGCTGGGGCTTCCACCCGGACTGGTCGCGCGGGCGGATCAACACGCGCCAGGTCGAGGAATCGTTGGCGGTCTTTGAGGAGTCGTCGTCCTCGGATCTTCGCGTTTTGGTGACACATCACCCATTCCTGCTGACCCAGGCCTCGCGAACGCGGGGGATGGTCGGCCGCTCGGCCGCGGCGTTGGTACGGCTGAAGGCCAAGTGCGACCTCCTGCTCGGCGGCCACACCCACCTCAGCTACTGCGGCGCCGCCGGCGGCATGGTGGTAGCGCAGTCGGGGACGGCGTTCTCGAACCGGCTGAAGGGCGAGCCGAACGGCTACAACCTCATCGACGCCGACGGGCCGCGGATGACGGTGACCACGATGCAGTGGAACGGTTCGAAGTTCGAAGAGTCGGCGCGGAACGACTTCGAACGCGACGACACCCGCACCTGGCACCCCGCCCACTAA
- a CDS encoding ABC transporter substrate-binding protein, with product MAVRQMAVVTAAVLAVAALVGCGANTTNEPHEPAAEGPTASASAPDDAAGFPLTVKHAMGETTIPAKPKRVVALDASMVDDALLLGTPVVGFTSYRAIGDELPEYLGDARDTLAKDAQSVGTLEEPSLEKIIALQPDLILSAKVRHEKIYDKLSAIAPTVFSETTGPSWKKNIELIGTALGEETKAKDELARYEKRAKAIGDAINAKAGNPTISVVRFVDGPTRLYQKASFSGIVLQDAGLARPKAQDVEDFALEISAEETLKAEADDIFVTTYADEAGVSAKTKGQIQGGALWKKLQGRVHEVQDTLWMTPCSIQGAEYILDDLAKAFEVDPQRG from the coding sequence ATGGCAGTGCGCCAGATGGCGGTGGTGACGGCGGCGGTGCTCGCTGTCGCGGCGCTGGTGGGATGTGGAGCGAACACCACCAACGAGCCTCACGAGCCAGCTGCCGAAGGGCCGACAGCGAGCGCCAGCGCTCCGGACGACGCGGCGGGCTTCCCGCTCACGGTCAAGCACGCCATGGGCGAGACGACGATCCCCGCCAAGCCGAAGCGGGTCGTCGCGCTCGACGCGTCGATGGTGGACGACGCGCTGTTGCTGGGTACGCCGGTCGTCGGCTTCACCTCGTACCGCGCGATCGGCGACGAGCTCCCCGAGTACCTCGGCGACGCCCGCGACACGCTCGCGAAGGACGCGCAGTCGGTCGGCACGCTGGAAGAGCCCAGCCTGGAGAAGATCATCGCCCTCCAGCCCGACCTGATCCTGTCCGCCAAGGTCCGCCACGAGAAGATCTACGACAAGCTCAGCGCGATCGCGCCCACCGTGTTCAGCGAGACGACCGGCCCGAGCTGGAAGAAGAACATCGAGCTGATCGGCACCGCCCTCGGCGAGGAGACCAAGGCCAAGGACGAGCTAGCAAGGTATGAGAAGCGCGCCAAGGCGATCGGGGATGCGATCAACGCCAAGGCGGGCAACCCGACGATCTCGGTCGTACGGTTCGTCGACGGCCCCACGCGCCTCTACCAGAAGGCCTCGTTCAGCGGAATCGTCCTGCAGGACGCCGGCCTGGCACGACCAAAGGCCCAGGACGTCGAGGACTTCGCCCTCGAGATCTCCGCCGAGGAGACGCTCAAGGCCGAGGCGGACGACATCTTCGTGACGACGTACGCCGACGAGGCGGGCGTAAGCGCCAAGACCAAGGGGCAGATCCAGGGCGGCGCGCTCTGGAAGAAGCTCCAGGGCCGTGTCCACGAGGTCCAGGACACGTTGTGGATGACCCCCTGCAGCATCCAGGGCGCCGAGTACATCTTGGACGACCTGGCCAAGGCCTTCGAGGTGGATCCCCAGCGCGGGTGA
- a CDS encoding AbgT family transporter, with protein sequence MSGRLDKVFAGIERVGNKIPDPFMLFVYLIAILAVASTIVAAFHVTVTIPGQDEAQPVRGILTSDGIVWWLENFVDNFISFPPLGNVLVMLIAVGVAERTGFLSSAVTATFARAPRWLLPYAVAFVACQGHVMSDPSVIVIPPLAALVFKAAGRHPIAGLIGAFACGTAGYGGGILIGSLDALLQGITQEVVGIVPQGAQITTHIAMNYFFSAVAGLILPVVGGFLIDKVLEPRLGPWTDPDKEPQRGLDSRQRRALIGTVVILAVYVVGVFAAWLLPGSPLRGEGGALIPSPFVSGIVPLIVVAFLIAGVSYGLFARTITSTRDVPKMMAEAVKDMSGYIVFIFAAAQFIALFTWTNLGTLLAVKAAEGLEAAHLTGYVGVLCIVLIATFANLFITSGSALWALLAPVMVPAFMLLGYDPAFIQAAYRIGDSATQPITPLNPYVYVQLEYARRYQPELQLGGLLARLSIFVIPFWITWVAVLTIFYVFGLPVGPGSEIRLPGQ encoded by the coding sequence GTGAGCGGCCGGCTCGACAAGGTCTTCGCCGGCATCGAACGGGTCGGCAACAAGATCCCCGACCCGTTCATGCTCTTCGTCTATCTGATCGCGATCCTCGCGGTCGCCTCGACGATCGTCGCCGCGTTCCACGTCACGGTCACGATCCCCGGTCAGGACGAAGCCCAACCAGTACGGGGAATTCTCACCAGCGACGGCATCGTGTGGTGGCTGGAGAACTTCGTCGACAACTTCATCAGCTTCCCGCCGCTCGGCAACGTGCTCGTGATGCTGATCGCGGTCGGCGTCGCCGAACGTACCGGCTTCCTGTCGTCGGCGGTCACCGCGACGTTCGCCAGGGCGCCGCGATGGCTGCTCCCGTACGCCGTCGCGTTCGTCGCCTGCCAGGGCCACGTGATGTCCGACCCGAGCGTGATCGTGATCCCGCCGCTGGCCGCCCTCGTCTTCAAGGCCGCCGGCCGGCACCCGATCGCCGGCTTGATCGGCGCGTTCGCGTGCGGGACGGCCGGGTACGGCGGCGGCATCCTGATCGGCTCGCTCGACGCGCTGCTGCAGGGCATCACCCAAGAGGTCGTCGGCATCGTCCCGCAGGGCGCGCAGATCACCACGCACATCGCGATGAACTACTTCTTCTCCGCGGTCGCGGGACTCATCCTCCCGGTCGTCGGGGGCTTCCTCATCGACAAGGTGCTGGAGCCCCGCCTGGGCCCTTGGACGGATCCCGACAAGGAGCCGCAACGCGGCCTTGACAGTCGCCAGCGGCGGGCGCTGATCGGCACCGTGGTCATCCTCGCCGTGTACGTCGTCGGCGTCTTCGCCGCCTGGCTGCTCCCCGGCAGCCCGCTGCGCGGTGAGGGCGGTGCGCTGATCCCGTCGCCGTTCGTGTCCGGCATCGTGCCGCTCATCGTCGTCGCGTTCCTGATCGCCGGCGTGTCGTACGGCCTGTTCGCACGCACGATCACCAGCACCCGCGACGTGCCGAAGATGATGGCCGAAGCCGTCAAGGACATGTCCGGCTACATCGTCTTCATCTTCGCCGCCGCGCAGTTCATCGCGCTGTTCACCTGGACCAATCTCGGCACGCTGCTCGCCGTCAAGGCGGCCGAGGGACTCGAGGCCGCGCACCTCACCGGGTACGTCGGCGTGCTGTGCATCGTGCTGATCGCGACGTTCGCCAACCTGTTCATCACTTCCGGCTCCGCGCTCTGGGCGTTGCTCGCGCCGGTGATGGTGCCGGCGTTCATGCTGCTCGGGTACGACCCGGCGTTCATCCAGGCCGCGTACCGCATCGGCGACTCCGCGACCCAGCCGATCACGCCGCTGAACCCGTACGTGTACGTGCAGCTCGAGTACGCCCGCCGCTACCAGCCCGAGCTGCAGCTCGGCGGGCTGCTAGCCCGCCTCAGCATCTTCGTGATCCCGTTCTGGATCACCTGGGTGGCGGTGCTCACGATCTTCTACGTCTTCGGCCTGCCCGTCGGTCCGGGCTCCGAGATTCGCCTTCCTGGACAGTGA